In Methanobrevibacter millerae, the genomic window TTAGGACAAAGATCCACACAGGTTTCGCAGTAACTGCATTCATCCGGTTCATTGATGGTCAATTCACCCTCTTTAAGAATCAGGACTTCCATAGGGCAGACATCCGTGCAGTCTCCACAGTTATCACATTTGTTGGTGTCTATTTTAATGTCAGCCATTTTTAACCTCCAAAATAATGAAAAATGAGTATGTTTTTTAGCATACTCTATGTCCGCAACATTTTTCAGGGTCATGTGGGATATTTGAGTCATGATGGTCAGGGTATGGTTTTCCACAAGTTAACGGCCCTCTTCCACGTGCAGATCCGCAGCATCCTCCCATTCTTTTGTTGTGATTTAGTATTGAATCAATATCCAAATCTTTTACTTCACCAACATATTCAATGGTTGTGCTGTGACATTTTGGACACATTTCGTGTTCGCCATTCAAGGTTATCCAATTGAAACCGCATTCTTTACAGACATATTCTAAATTATCAGCCATTTAAATCATCTCCATCTTTTAAATATTGCATAATCCTCTTCCCTGAAGTGGTGAACCACATTCAGGGCATGTTTTGGTTCTGCATGGAACTCCCCTGATTTTTGGTTCTGTGTAACCGCAATTAGGGCAACTGCATGTGTCATTTGACATTTGTTTTCTTCTGTTATTTGCGTTTAATTTACGAATGTTTGTTGATTTGCAGTCAGGACATTCTTCATATTCCTTTTCTGGATTTGACCATTGAAACCCACAATCTTCGCACAAATATTTATTTGGATCAATCATCGTATCACCTTTGACAATAACTATTGGTCTGCCTTCAATTAGAGATGTAGCGAGCTTATTTCTTGCAGAATTTAGAATCCTGTGAAATGTTGATTGTGAAATCCCCATGAACTCAGCAGATTCCGTTTGCTTAATATCATGATAATCTTTAAATCTGATTGCTTCGAACTCATCCAC contains:
- a CDS encoding 4Fe-4S binding protein, giving the protein MADIKIDTNKCDNCGDCTDVCPMEVLILKEGELTINEPDECSYCETCVDLCPNECITID
- a CDS encoding DNA-binding protein, which translates into the protein MADNLEYVCKECGFNWITLNGEHEMCPKCHSTTIEYVGEVKDLDIDSILNHNKRMGGCCGSARGRGPLTCGKPYPDHHDSNIPHDPEKCCGHRVC
- a CDS encoding DUF134 domain-containing protein, with the translated sequence MVRPKRMRRVVTCHRHELKKNLNPIELSVDEFEAIRFKDYHDIKQTESAEFMGISQSTFHRILNSARNKLATSLIEGRPIVIVKGDTMIDPNKYLCEDCGFQWSNPEKEYEECPDCKSTNIRKLNANNRRKQMSNDTCSCPNCGYTEPKIRGVPCRTKTCPECGSPLQGRGLCNI